From Deinococcus ruber, the proteins below share one genomic window:
- a CDS encoding heme exporter protein CcmB, translating to MHNALTIALKDWRLAGRTRDTLLSTAFFAGLLLLVLGIGLGSGLGAEAVQLRPAAAGAVWSALALAAAVAAGRAFASEQEAGALEALTLYPGAHGGLYLGKLLGTLVQMLLLSVLVVPLGLLFFGALGAGVAVPWLPLVLTVLLGVLGLSASSTFYAAITVNLRAREALLPALAFPVLIPVVLASVQATRLLLLGGWSAEVGTWLGFLALFDLSVIVISTLLFPFVLEN from the coding sequence ATGCATAACGCCCTCACCATCGCCCTCAAAGACTGGCGACTGGCCGGGCGCACCCGCGACACGCTGCTCAGCACCGCGTTTTTTGCCGGACTGCTGCTGCTGGTGCTGGGCATCGGCCTGGGGTCGGGCCTGGGCGCAGAGGCGGTGCAGCTTCGGCCTGCCGCTGCCGGGGCGGTGTGGAGTGCGCTGGCACTGGCGGCGGCGGTGGCGGCTGGGCGGGCATTCGCCAGCGAGCAGGAAGCGGGCGCACTCGAAGCCCTGACGCTGTATCCGGGGGCGCACGGCGGGCTGTATCTGGGCAAGCTGCTGGGCACGCTCGTTCAGATGCTGTTGCTGTCGGTGTTGGTGGTGCCGCTGGGTCTGCTGTTTTTCGGGGCGCTGGGCGCGGGTGTGGCGGTGCCGTGGCTGCCGCTGGTACTCACGGTGCTGCTGGGCGTGCTGGGCCTCAGTGCCTCCAGCACCTTCTACGCCGCCATTACCGTGAATCTGCGGGCGCGTGAGGCGCTGCTTCCGGCGCTGGCCTTCCCGGTGCTCATTCCGGTGGTGCTCGCCAGCGTGCAGGCCACCCGGCTGCTGCTGCTGGGCGGCTGGAGCGCCGAGGTCGGAACGTGGCTGGGTTTCCTCGCTCTCTTCGACCTGTCGGTCATCGTGATCTCGACGCTGCTGTTTCCGTTCGTGCTGGAGAACTGA
- the ccsA gene encoding cytochrome c biogenesis protein CcsA, protein MMQAQAKLNVPAARDRLTPALGILTLVLMLAGLYIGLSSPPDVNQGTLVRLLFIHVPAAWLSYLAYGGTGLFGLLYLITRQRRFDRLSLSSAEMGLMFTVATIIVGMLWAKPTWGAYWVWEPRLTTTALSLVIYGGYLLVRSLIEEPERRARVAAVIGVVGTLYVPVNYMAVEWWRGIHQTQTLKLLGNIGFAASPAYGIALTVMTLAFTVLYFYLLRVRGKIALMQELREEREFGMDIPTAQGSQQEGVQRG, encoded by the coding sequence ATGATGCAAGCTCAAGCGAAATTGAACGTTCCGGCGGCCCGTGACCGCCTGACTCCGGCTCTGGGCATCCTGACTCTGGTGCTGATGCTGGCAGGGCTGTACATCGGCCTGTCGTCTCCACCCGACGTGAACCAGGGCACGCTGGTGCGCCTGCTGTTTATTCACGTGCCTGCCGCGTGGCTGAGTTATCTGGCCTACGGCGGCACTGGCCTGTTCGGCCTGCTTTACCTGATTACCCGTCAGCGCCGCTTCGACCGCCTGTCGCTGAGCAGCGCCGAGATGGGCCTGATGTTCACGGTCGCCACCATCATCGTGGGCATGCTGTGGGCCAAGCCGACCTGGGGCGCGTACTGGGTCTGGGAACCGCGCCTGACCACCACCGCCCTCTCGCTGGTGATTTACGGCGGCTACCTGCTGGTGCGCTCACTGATCGAGGAACCCGAGCGCCGCGCCCGTGTCGCTGCCGTCATCGGCGTGGTGGGCACGCTGTATGTGCCGGTCAATTACATGGCGGTGGAGTGGTGGCGCGGCATCCACCAGACCCAGACGCTCAAGCTGCTGGGCAACATCGGTTTTGCGGCGTCGCCCGCCTACGGCATCGCCCTCACGGTCATGACGCTCGCCTTCACGGTGCTGTACTTCTACCTGCTGCGCGTTCGCGGCAAGATCGCACTGATGCAGGAACTCCGCGAGGAGCGCGAATTCGGCATGGATATTCCCACCGCACAGGGCAGCCAGCAGGAAGGGGTGCAGCGTGGATAA
- the ccmD gene encoding heme exporter protein CcmD, which translates to MDKFSGYVVWAYIVTFVVLFAYLGWLWWRLRQEQQALKREQEQA; encoded by the coding sequence GTGGATAAGTTCAGCGGGTACGTCGTCTGGGCCTACATCGTGACTTTCGTGGTGCTGTTCGCTTACCTCGGCTGGCTGTGGTGGCGACTGCGTCAGGAACAGCAGGCGCTGAAGCGGGAGCAAGAGCAAGCATGA